TCGTTGCCGTTTCGGCATCGGCGCAACCCGTCGTCGAAGTAAGCACCGTGCGCGACCCGGAACTGAAATCCTACGCGACGATGGTCAAGGGCCTCGACGCGTTCGACGCCGAGCGCAGCCGCGCGCCGCAGGGGACGCTGCGCTTCCTCCTGCGGCCCGCCAGCCGCGAGGACAGCCTGCAGGGCCTGCAACTGAAGATCGTCGGCGACCGGGTGACGCTGCCGGTGGCGCTCGATGCCGACGGCGGCTTCAGCCTGCCGCGCAGCACGGCGGCGCTCGATGACGATGCCGAACTGGTACTGAACAGGAAACGCCATTCGTTCCGCTGGCGGCCCGAAGTGCGCAGCCCGGGCGTGCCGGCGGCCGCCCGGCGGCTGGGCGACCTGCGCGTGCAGTGCGCCGTGCAGTGGGCGATCGAGCAGGAAGAGCTTGCGCCGCCGGCGCGCGCCGCGCTGTCGGCTACCGGCGGACCGTGCCGCTCGATGACGATGCACATGGGCTTCGATGCGCCGGCGCCGCTGCAGGGCGCCTGGCTGCGCGACGGCGAACGCCGCGAACCGATTCCCGTCAACCGCCATTACCGGCGCGTGTTCAACCCGCCGCTGGCGGACCGCTCGTGGAGCGACGACACGCTGGTGGAATTCCACTACGTGCGCTGAACGCATGCACGATCACGCCGCCCGTTGCGGAGCCATCCTCGGCGCCTGCCCCTGGCTGATGGAAGCGCTGGCAGCGGTGCGGTCGCTGCCGCTGCGGGGCTGATCCCGGGCGGTTCAGATCTCGGCCAGCGCCTTCACGTGCGCCACCACGCTGCGCCCCAGCGCGGACAGGTTGTAGCCGCCTTCCAGGCAGCTGACGATGCGGCCCTTCGCATGCAGCTTCGCCACTTCCATCATCTGCTGCGTCATCCACGCGTAATCCGCTTCCACCAGGCCCATGGTGCCCAGGTCGTCTTCGCGGTGCGCATCGAAGCCGGCGGAAATGAAGATCATCTGCGGCCTGAACGCATGCAGCGCCGGCAGCCACTGTTCGAGCACCAGCCGGCGCACCACGTCGCCTTTCGTGCCGGCCGGTACCGGCACGTTGACGCGGTTGGGCGTGACCGGCAGCGGTTCCGTGTACGGGTAGAACGGGTGCTGGAAAAAGCTCGCCATCAGCACGCGCCGCTCGTCGCGGAACGCTTCCTCGGTGCCGTTGCCGTGATGGACGTCGAAATCGACGATCGCCACCCGTTCCAGGCCGCGCGCGTCGAGCGCATGGCGCGCCGCGATCGCCACGTTGTTGAACAGGCAAAAGCCCATCGGCACCGACGGCCGCGCATGGTGGCCGGGCGGACGCACCGCGCAGAATGCGTTGTCGATCTCGCCGTCGATGACCGCGTCGGTGGCCGCCACCGCCGCGCCGGCGGCGCGCAGCGCGGCCGTCCAGCTGTGGCGGTTCAGCGACGTGTCGCCGTCGATCGGATAGTAATCGTCGCCCTCGTGCGGCTGGCTTTGCACGATGGCGATCGCGTTCGGCGTGTGGTTGCGCGCGATGGCCGCCATGTCGGCGAGCGGCGCTTCGCGATGATCGAGCAGGTCGTCGATGTGGGCATTGATCAGCTGGTCGGCGATGGCCTGCAGCCGCGCGGGGCACTCGGGATGCCACTCGCCCATTTCATGGCGCCGGCAATCGGGGTGGCTGTAGATGGCTGTGCTCATGTCGCAAATTTCTTTAATGCATCAGTCTTGCTGATCGTAACGCATCGATCGTGACTCATGCAGGGTAGAATGGTCCTCATCAGGGCCAACTATAACAGGAACCATGTACACGAAATTGCATGCCGTTGCGCGCCAGGTGGGCAGCCTCATCGTGGGCAAGGACATGCAGATCCGGCAGTCGCTGGCCTGCCTGCTGGCCGGCGGCCACCTGCTGCTGGAAGATGTGCCGGGGGTGGGCAAGACCACACTGTCGCACGCGCTGGCGATTTCGCTCGGCCTGCAGTTCAACCGCGTGCAGTTCACCAGCGACCTGCTGCCGGCCGACGTGGTGGGCATTTCCGTCTACGAGCGTGAAAAGAACGGCTTTGCCTTCCACCCCGGCCCGATCTTCACGCAGGTGCTGCTGGCCGACGAGATCAACCGCGCCACGCCGAAAACGCAATCGGGCCTGCTGGAAGCGATGGAAGAACGGCAGGTCACGGCCGATGGCGTGACGCGGGCGCTGCCCGAGCCGTTCTTCGTGATCGCCACGCAGAATCCCACCCACCAGATCGGCACGTTCCCGCTGCCCGAATCGCAGCTCGACCGCTTCCTGATGTGCCTCACGCTGGGCTACCCCGACCCGGCCGCCGAGCGCGCGCTGCTGGCCGGCGAGGACCGCCGCAGCATGCTCGGGACCCTGCCCGCCGCGATGACCGCCACGGAGCTCGCGGCCGCGCAGCGCGGCCTGCGCGCGATCCACACGTCGGCGGCGCTGATCGACTACGTGCACGCGCTGGTGCTCGCGTCGCGCGGCAACGGCTCGTTCGCCGAGGGTCTTTCGCCGCGCGCCGCGCTGGCGCTGGTGCAGGCAGCCCGTGCCTGGGCGGCGCTGGAAGGCCGCGACCATGTGATACCGGAAGATGTGCAGGCCGTGCTGGTGCCCGTGTGCGCGCACCGGCTGCGGCCCGTGAAATCCAGCCAGGGCGTGGCGCTGGCCAGCCGCGAGCTGGTGCTGCAGCTCCAGAAGTCGGTACCGGTCTAGCGATGCTCGAAGCGTTCTGGCGCCGCGTGTTCCGGTTCGAGCGCCGCAAGGCGCGCGATGGCGACGTGGTGCTGACGCTGCGCCGCGTGTACATCCTGCCGGCACGCGCCGGCATGGCGTTCGCGGTGCTGCTGGTGCTGATGCTGATCGGCGCCACCAACTACACGCTGGGCCTGGGCTTCGCGCTCACTTTCCTGGCCGGCGCCTGCGCCATCGCCGACATGGTGCTGACTGTGAAGAACCTGGCCGGCCTGCGGCTGGCCGGCGGCCGCGCCGCCCCGGTGTTCGCCGGCGACGCGGCCCGGTTCGAGATCGCGCTGCACAACGGCGGCAGTGCCGGCCGCTATGCGATCCGCGTGCGCTTCGGTACCGACGGCGCCACCGAACACCCGGCCGACGTGCCGGCGCACGGCAGCGCCGCGCTGGCGCTCGCCCTTCCCGCCCCCGAACGGGGCTGGCTGCGCGCCCCGCGCATCCGGCTCGAGACCCGTTTTCCGCTCGGCCTGTTCCGCGCCTGGAGCTGGTGGCAGCCCGACCTGCGCGTGCTGGTCTACCCGCGCCCGGAAAGCCCGGCACAGCCGCTGC
Above is a window of Pseudoduganella dura DNA encoding:
- a CDS encoding DUF58 domain-containing protein, producing MLEAFWRRVFRFERRKARDGDVVLTLRRVYILPARAGMAFAVLLVLMLIGATNYTLGLGFALTFLAGACAIADMVLTVKNLAGLRLAGGRAAPVFAGDAARFEIALHNGGSAGRYAIRVRFGTDGATEHPADVPAHGSAALALALPAPERGWLRAPRIRLETRFPLGLFRAWSWWQPDLRVLVYPRPESPAQPLPVRGAASEEGHGEVGLDNFAGIRSYQPGDPLRHLAWRQIARLAPEDGGQLVTKHFEGGAVAELALDFAQLPPHLDLELRLARMTRWVLDAEQRALPYSFRLGHHHYVAALGDAHRAACLAALALHGREALP
- a CDS encoding histone deacetylase family protein gives rise to the protein MSTAIYSHPDCRRHEMGEWHPECPARLQAIADQLINAHIDDLLDHREAPLADMAAIARNHTPNAIAIVQSQPHEGDDYYPIDGDTSLNRHSWTAALRAAGAAVAATDAVIDGEIDNAFCAVRPPGHHARPSVPMGFCLFNNVAIAARHALDARGLERVAIVDFDVHHGNGTEEAFRDERRVLMASFFQHPFYPYTEPLPVTPNRVNVPVPAGTKGDVVRRLVLEQWLPALHAFRPQMIFISAGFDAHREDDLGTMGLVEADYAWMTQQMMEVAKLHAKGRIVSCLEGGYNLSALGRSVVAHVKALAEI
- a CDS encoding AAA family ATPase; protein product: MYTKLHAVARQVGSLIVGKDMQIRQSLACLLAGGHLLLEDVPGVGKTTLSHALAISLGLQFNRVQFTSDLLPADVVGISVYEREKNGFAFHPGPIFTQVLLADEINRATPKTQSGLLEAMEERQVTADGVTRALPEPFFVIATQNPTHQIGTFPLPESQLDRFLMCLTLGYPDPAAERALLAGEDRRSMLGTLPAAMTATELAAAQRGLRAIHTSAALIDYVHALVLASRGNGSFAEGLSPRAALALVQAARAWAALEGRDHVIPEDVQAVLVPVCAHRLRPVKSSQGVALASRELVLQLQKSVPV